The Pimelobacter simplex genomic sequence GCTACCTCGCCGCCCGCACCACCCGGATCCGGCTCGCGACCCAGGTCCTCGTCCTCGGCTACCACCACCCCCTCGCCATCGCGAAGCGCTACGGCACCCTCGACCTCGTCAGCGGCGGCCGGCTCGTCCTCGGGCTCGGCGTCGGCTCGCTCGAGGAGGAGTTCACGCTGCTCGGCGCGACCTTCGAGAGGCGCGGCGAGATCGCGGACGACGCGCTGCGGGCCTTGCGCGCGTCGCTCTCGCAGGAGCGGCCGTCGTACGCGGGGGCGCACTATGCGTTCGACGACGTGGTCGTCTCGCCGCACGCCGTCCAGGCCTCGGTGCCGCTGTGGATCGGCGGCCGTACGCCGCGCTCCCTGCGCCGCGCCGTCGAGCTCGCCGACGGCTGGGTCCCCTTCGGCCTCGCCCCCACCGAGCTCGCCACCCTGCTCGGCCGCTTCGACCTCCCGGCCGGCTTCGAGGTCGTCCTCTCCCCCGACCGCGCCCTCGACCCCACCCGCGAGCCCGGCGCGACCGCCGACGCGCTCGGGGTCCTCGCCGAGGCGGGCGCGACGGCGGCGTCGGTGCGGGTGGCGGCGGACTCGGCCGGGCACTACCGGGAGCAGCTGGCGGCGCTGGCGGCGTACCTGCCCGCGAAGTAGCAGGTTTCGCCCCTCGAAGTCGCACGGTTCGGGCAGCGAAGTCGCAGGTGGGGGCGGCGAACGTGGCCCGGGGGTCGAGTCCGGGCCACGCAT encodes the following:
- a CDS encoding LLM class F420-dependent oxidoreductase, with protein sequence MKIGINSPVVVQLPGAFSPWEAEAGIDELGAIAETADALGFDFLTCSEHVVVPTDIAAQRGATYWDPLATFGYLAARTTRIRLATQVLVLGYHHPLAIAKRYGTLDLVSGGRLVLGLGVGSLEEEFTLLGATFERRGEIADDALRALRASLSQERPSYAGAHYAFDDVVVSPHAVQASVPLWIGGRTPRSLRRAVELADGWVPFGLAPTELATLLGRFDLPAGFEVVLSPDRALDPTREPGATADALGVLAEAGATAASVRVAADSAGHYREQLAALAAYLPAK